In Tepidamorphus gemmatus, one genomic interval encodes:
- a CDS encoding YbfB/YjiJ family MFS transporter encodes MSPATRLLVAGCLAMVVAMGIGRFYYTPMLPLMQREYGFDAAVAGLIASANFGGYLVGSIAASMLAPGVTRVWVFRLALIGSVATTAAMGLTDSTPMWIALRTLSGIASALAMIAGAGMVAEALAKIEEPGRIGWYFGGVGLGILVSGMLAQFAGGLSAAQMWLLAGGIGVLLLPFIFRELIERELEPRPHRASAGRRRPRPLRLWPLFVNYTCEGLGYSVFATFIVAIVKARPQTEAIGDWVWVVVGLAGLPSTVLWTALAERFGFAVSLILAYVVQIAGVLLPAASGSGLAALAAAVMFGGTFLSITALTLPLGRHGAGGRGFAVLTAGFGAGQMLGPVIAGYMVTLGYGFRAALYGSAAVLAFGLAVLIYGVVTRTEAPGAVAT; translated from the coding sequence ATGAGCCCGGCCACCCGCCTGCTCGTCGCCGGCTGCCTCGCGATGGTGGTGGCGATGGGCATCGGTCGCTTCTACTACACGCCGATGCTGCCGCTGATGCAGCGCGAATACGGCTTCGACGCGGCCGTTGCTGGCCTGATCGCATCGGCGAATTTCGGCGGGTACCTGGTCGGCTCGATCGCGGCGTCGATGCTCGCTCCAGGCGTGACGCGGGTGTGGGTGTTCCGGCTGGCGCTGATCGGCAGCGTCGCCACGACGGCCGCGATGGGTCTGACCGACAGCACCCCGATGTGGATCGCCTTGCGCACCCTATCGGGCATCGCCAGCGCGCTGGCGATGATCGCAGGGGCAGGAATGGTTGCCGAGGCGCTGGCGAAGATCGAGGAGCCCGGACGGATCGGCTGGTACTTCGGCGGCGTCGGGCTGGGCATTCTCGTTTCGGGGATGCTGGCACAATTCGCCGGCGGCCTGAGCGCCGCGCAGATGTGGCTGCTGGCCGGTGGCATCGGCGTGCTTCTGCTTCCCTTCATCTTCCGCGAACTCATCGAGCGGGAGCTGGAGCCGCGGCCGCACCGGGCCAGTGCCGGCCGGCGACGGCCCAGGCCGCTCAGGCTGTGGCCGCTGTTCGTCAATTATACCTGCGAGGGGCTGGGCTATTCCGTCTTTGCGACCTTCATCGTGGCGATCGTCAAGGCGAGGCCGCAGACCGAGGCGATCGGCGACTGGGTCTGGGTCGTGGTCGGCCTGGCGGGGCTGCCGAGCACGGTGCTGTGGACGGCTTTGGCCGAACGCTTCGGCTTCGCGGTGTCGCTGATCCTCGCCTATGTCGTGCAGATCGCCGGCGTGCTGCTCCCTGCGGCGAGCGGATCCGGACTGGCGGCGCTTGCGGCCGCAGTGATGTTCGGCGGCACGTTCCTGTCGATCACGGCCCTGACATTGCCGCTCGGTCGCCATGGTGCGGGCGGACGGGGCTTCGCGGTGCTGACGGCAGGCTTCGGCGCGGGGCAGATGCTCGGGCCGGTCATCGCCGGCTACATGGTGACGCTCGGCTATGGCTTCCGGGCTGCGCTCTACGGATCGGCAGCCGTACTCGCCTTCGGCCTTGCCGTGCTCATATATGGCGTCGTCACACGAACCGAGGCGCCGGGCGCGGTGGCGACCTGA
- the aguB gene encoding N-carbamoylputrescine amidase, giving the protein MRTVTVAATQMACTDVIEENVARAETLIREAASRGANIILIQELFEGPYFCQDELPEHFSRARPAEGHPTIRRFQELAAELDVVLPVSFFERANAAHYNALAMVDAGGALLGLYRKSHIPQGPGYEEKYYFNPGDTGFRVWDTKFGRIGAGICWDQWFPECARSMALMGAEILLYPTAIGSEPIDPDWDSMPHWQTVMCGHAGANLMPLVASNRIGTEAGRKGTAITFYGSSFIADWTGQKVAEADRTSETVLTASFDLDDIAGRRAAWGIFRDRRPDLYGPLMTLDGR; this is encoded by the coding sequence ATGAGGACCGTCACCGTCGCCGCTACCCAGATGGCCTGCACCGACGTCATTGAGGAGAACGTCGCGCGCGCGGAGACCCTGATCCGCGAGGCAGCGTCGCGGGGCGCCAACATCATCCTGATCCAGGAGCTGTTCGAGGGCCCGTATTTCTGCCAGGACGAACTGCCCGAGCACTTCTCCCGGGCACGCCCTGCCGAGGGCCATCCGACCATACGGCGCTTCCAGGAACTTGCCGCCGAGCTCGATGTCGTGCTGCCGGTCAGCTTCTTCGAGCGCGCCAACGCCGCGCACTACAACGCGCTGGCGATGGTCGATGCGGGCGGGGCGCTGCTCGGCCTCTATCGCAAGTCGCACATCCCGCAGGGGCCGGGCTACGAGGAGAAGTACTACTTCAACCCCGGGGATACCGGATTCCGGGTCTGGGACACGAAATTCGGACGGATCGGCGCCGGCATCTGCTGGGACCAGTGGTTCCCCGAGTGTGCCCGGTCGATGGCGCTGATGGGCGCCGAGATCCTGCTCTATCCGACCGCGATCGGTTCGGAGCCGATCGATCCGGACTGGGATTCGATGCCGCACTGGCAGACCGTGATGTGCGGGCACGCCGGCGCGAACCTGATGCCACTCGTCGCCTCGAACCGGATCGGTACCGAGGCGGGACGCAAGGGAACCGCGATAACGTTCTACGGCTCGTCCTTCATCGCGGACTGGACGGGGCAGAAGGTGGCCGAGGCCGACCGCACCAGCGAGACCGTGCTGACGGCGAGCTTCGATCTCGACGACATCGCAGGCAGGCGTGCCGCCTGGGGCATCTTCCGCGACCGGCGACCGGACCTCTATGGACCGCTGATGACGCTCGACGGGCGTTAG
- a CDS encoding agmatine deiminase family protein has protein sequence MSPAELGFRMPAEWSPHRRTWMAWPVSSYMPEGSEGAVGAYRAWAAVANAIAAFEPVMMVVPPGMEEAARAYLEAGVGIAVTPITDSWMRDMGPTFLIGPGGRLGAVDWTFNGWGGRTFPECAGDALVARAIADMAGAERFASRLVNEGGAIHVDGEGTVLLTESVQLNPNRNPNWTKAEVEAEIHGMLGTTKAIWLPKGLGSDSGDTGTDGHVDTLACFLKPGLVLAHRQPDPAHPDFETARENLAILRASHDAAGRRLEVIEVDAPAPRTTPAGDPLSLTYVNFSFVNGGVVLCGFDDPQDEVVAGLFARLFPDRRIVQVPATRIFEGGGGIHCITQQEPMAVAG, from the coding sequence ATGTCCCCCGCCGAACTCGGCTTCCGAATGCCCGCCGAATGGTCACCGCACCGGCGCACGTGGATGGCCTGGCCGGTCAGCAGCTACATGCCCGAAGGTTCCGAGGGAGCGGTCGGCGCATACCGCGCCTGGGCCGCCGTCGCCAACGCCATCGCCGCCTTCGAGCCTGTGATGATGGTGGTTCCGCCCGGCATGGAAGAGGCGGCCCGCGCCTATCTCGAGGCTGGTGTCGGTATCGCCGTGACGCCGATCACCGATTCGTGGATGCGTGACATGGGGCCGACCTTCCTCATCGGACCCGGCGGCCGGCTCGGCGCGGTGGACTGGACATTCAACGGCTGGGGCGGACGTACCTTTCCCGAATGCGCGGGCGATGCCCTGGTCGCGCGGGCGATCGCGGACATGGCCGGCGCCGAGCGGTTTGCCTCCAGGCTGGTCAACGAGGGCGGCGCCATCCATGTCGATGGCGAGGGGACCGTGCTGCTCACCGAATCCGTGCAGCTCAATCCCAACCGGAACCCAAACTGGACGAAGGCCGAGGTCGAGGCCGAGATACACGGGATGCTCGGCACCACCAAGGCGATCTGGCTGCCGAAGGGCCTCGGGTCGGACAGTGGCGATACCGGCACCGACGGTCATGTCGACACGCTCGCCTGCTTTCTGAAGCCAGGGCTCGTGCTCGCGCATCGCCAGCCTGATCCGGCCCATCCGGACTTCGAGACGGCGCGGGAGAACCTCGCCATCCTGAGGGCATCGCACGACGCTGCCGGGCGGCGGCTCGAGGTCATCGAGGTCGATGCGCCCGCGCCCAGGACGACGCCGGCCGGCGATCCGCTGTCCCTGACCTATGTCAATTTCTCGTTCGTCAATGGCGGCGTCGTGCTGTGCGGCTTCGACGATCCGCAGGACGAGGTGGTAGCCGGACTGTTTGCCCGCCTGTTTCCCGATCGGCGGATCGTCCAGGTGCCCGCGACGCGCATCTTCGAGGGCGGCGGGGGCATCCACTGCATCACCCAGCAAGAGCCGATGGCCGTTGCCGGATGA
- a CDS encoding DUF3008 family protein produces the protein MPAKSKAQQKAAGAALSAKRGNTKVSELKGAARQMYDSMSEAQLEDFAGTRRKGKPEHVAARR, from the coding sequence ATGCCCGCCAAATCGAAAGCCCAGCAGAAGGCGGCCGGAGCGGCCCTGTCGGCCAAACGCGGCAACACCAAGGTGTCGGAGCTGAAGGGCGCTGCCAGGCAGATGTACGATTCGATGAGCGAGGCGCAGCTCGAGGACTTCGCCGGCACGCGCCGCAAGGGCAAGCCCGAGCACGTCGCCGCCCGGCGCTGA